In Ostrinia nubilalis chromosome 12, ilOstNubi1.1, whole genome shotgun sequence, one DNA window encodes the following:
- the LOC135076840 gene encoding U6 snRNA-associated Sm-like protein LSm8, whose protein sequence is MASGLENYVNQTVSVITADGRNFIGTLKGFDQTINIILDESHERVFSSSTGVAQVVLGLHIIRGDNIAVVGQIDESIDSRLDLGNIKAEPLGPIVH, encoded by the coding sequence ATGGCTTCAGGATTAGAAAATTACGTAAACCAGACAGTGTCTGTTATAACCGCAGATGGGCGAAATTTTATTGGAACGTTGAAGGGTTTTGATCaaacaataaacataattttagatgAATCCCATGAACGTGTGTTTTCTTCGTCAACTGGGGTAGCGCAAGTAGTGCTTGGACTTCACATAATTCGTGGCGACAATATCGCAGTGGTCGGGCAAATTGATGAATCTATAGACAGCAGACTAGACCTTGGTAATATAAAAGCAGAACCCCTGGGACCCATTGTACACTAA